A stretch of Oncorhynchus mykiss isolate Arlee chromosome 12, USDA_OmykA_1.1, whole genome shotgun sequence DNA encodes these proteins:
- the LOC110486924 gene encoding myeloid-associated differentiation marker-like: MVTLDTRTLTVPVGIVRMLEVVLTCISFSLVASVGHFGSSYWAWCMFTWVFCCFVTLLILIMEFTTLNARVPISWDDFTTAFAMLSTLMVLAASIIYPTFFTCVSCGKQIAATVISCLAFLLYATEVGLIRAKPGEISGFLSTVAGLLKVLEAFVACIIFISLDHGSYSRFPGLQWCVAVYSLCFIFALIIILFTICRLLSLFPFPFDKVLTGYNVLAVLMYMTCVVIWPLYSFQNNHSRPSGCGRNCYWDNQVVVAFMTCFNLVVYIVDTVYSFRLVFFVTPA; the protein is encoded by the exons ATGGTGACCCTGGACACGCGGACCCTGACGGTGCCCGTGGGCATCGTGAGAATGCTGGAGGTGGTCCTCACCTGTATCTCCTTCAGCCTGGTGGCCTCGGTGGGTCACTTTGGCTCATCCTACTGGGCCTGGTGCATGTTCACCTGGGTCTTCTGTTGCTTCGtcaccctcctcatcctcatcatgGAGTTCACCACCCTCAATGCCCGGGTGCCCATCTCCTGGGACGACTTCACCACCGCCTTTGCCATGCTGTCCACGCTCATG GTGCTGGCTGCCTCCATCATCTACCCCACCTTCTTCACATGTGTCTCCTGCGGGAAGCAGATCGCCGCCACCGTCATTTCCTGTCTGGCCTTCCTCTTGTACGCCACGGAGGTGGGCCTGATCCGGGCCAAACCCGGCGAGATCAGCGGCTTCCTCTCCACCGTCGCGGGCCTCCTCAAGGTCCTCGAGGCCTTCGTGGCCTGCATCATCTTCATCTCTCTGGACCATGGCTCCTACTCGCGGTTCCCAGGGCTCCAGTGGTGCGTGGCGGTCTATTCGCTATGTTTCATCTTCGCcctcatcatcatcctcttcaCTATCTGCCGTCTGCTGTCGCTCTTCCCGTTCCCGTTCGACAAGGTGCTGACGGGCTACAACGTGCTGGCCGTGCTGATGTACATGACGTGCGTGGTGATATGGCCTCTCTATAGCTTCCagaacaaccacagcagacccaGCGGGTGTGGCCGCAACTGCTACTGGGATAACCAGGTTGTAGTGGCGTTCATGACCTGTTTCAACCTTGTGGTTTACATTGTGGACACGGTCTACTCTTTCAGGCTGGTGTTCTTCGTCACCCCGGCTTAG
- the LOC110486926 gene encoding myeloid-associated differentiation marker homolog: MVNLDLRSLTLPVGIIRMLEVVLTCVSFSLVASAGHVLSTHWDWCMFTWCFCCFFSLFILIMEFTRFSAKVPISWDDFTTAFAVLAALMCFTSSVIYPTFFTCPTCYRQIAATVSSLLCFGVYVGEVVLARLRPGGEISGFLSTVPGLLKILETVLACIIFTSLDPARFLFHPGLQWCVAVYSLCFIFALVIIFLTVGQLLSLFPFSFDKLLTVYNILATMMYMTATVIWPLYSFENNPRPVPCSPCPWDNLVVVTFMTVINLVIYILDTIYSIKVVFFTLDEE; encoded by the exons ATGGTGAACCTGGACCTGAGGTCTCTCACCCTGCCGGTGGGCATCATCCGTATGTTGGAGGTGGTCCTCACCTGTGTCTCCTTCAGTCTGGTGGCCTCGGCAGGCCATGTGCTCTCCACACACTGGGACTGGTGCATGTTCACCTGGTGCTTCTGCTGCTTcttctccctcttcatcctcatcatgGAGTTCACCCGCTTCAGTGCCAAG GTGCCCATCTCCTGGGATGACTTCACCACGGCCTTCGCCGTGCTGGCCGCACTAATGTGTTTCACCTCCTCCGTCATCTACCCCACCTTCTTCACCTGCCCCACCTGCTACCGCCAGATTGCCGCCACCGTCAGCTCCCTACTCTGTTTCGGAGTGTACGTCGGCGAGGTGGTGTTGGCCCGCCTCCGGCCCGGTGGTGAGATCAGTGGCTTCCTGTCCACTGTCCCGGGCCTCCTGAAGATCCTGGAGACTGTGCTGGCCTGTATTATCTTTACGTCGCTGGATCCGGCAAGGTTTCTGTTTCATCCGGGACTGCAGTGGTGCGTGGCGGTTTATTCCCTCTGCTTCATCTTCGCACTCGTCATCATCTTCCTCACCGTCGGTCAGCTGCTGTCGCTCTTCCCCTTCTCGTTTGACAAACTGCTCACGGTCTATAATATTCTGGCCACCATGATGTACATGACTGCCACGGTCATCTGGCCGCTGTATAGTTTCGAGAACAACCCCCGGCCCGTTCCGTGTTCCCCCTGTCCCTGGGACAATCTGGTTGTGGTGACGTTCATGACCGTGATCAACCTGGTGATCTATATTTTGGATACGATCTACTCGATAAAGGTGGTCTTCTTCACATTGGATGAGGAATAG